One region of Miscanthus floridulus cultivar M001 chromosome 19, ASM1932011v1, whole genome shotgun sequence genomic DNA includes:
- the LOC136527198 gene encoding uncharacterized protein, with protein sequence MQAVAFTSAPAIFGYASASASVRPCRSVAPVIVSSNSGRPRRRGARGSIQCEVASSSAPSAAGPQAVRWAQRTVVIPPQRRGCHLITNKIVNEIRNDLAEFKCGMAHLFLQHTSASLTINENYDSDVQADTETFLSRIVPEGPSAPWRHTMEGPDDMPAHIKSSMFGCSLMIPITNGRLNMGTWQGIWLCEHRDYATPRKIVITLNGI encoded by the exons ATGCAGGCGGTGGCGTTCACGTCGGCTCCGGCCATATTCGGCTACGCCTCGGCCTCCGCCTCCGTGCGGCCCTGCCGCAGCGTGGCTCCGGTCATCGTCTCCTCCAACTCCGGGCGaccccgccgccgcggcgcgcgtGGCTCCATCCAGTGCGAGGTCGCCTCTTCCTCGGCGCCATCGGCAGCTGGACCCCAGGCCGTCCGGTGGGCCCAGAGGACCGTGGTCATCCCGCCTCAGCGCCGCGGGTGCCACCTCATCACCAACAAG ATCGTAAACGAGATAAGGAATGACCTGGCCGAGTTCAAGTGTGGCATGGCGCATCTGTTCT TGCAGCACACAAGCGCTTCGTTGACTATTAATGAGAACTACGACTCTGATGTCCAGGCTGACACTGAAACATTTCTTAGTCGCATTGTTCCAGAG GGTCCATCTGCTCCATGGAGGCACACTATGGAAG GACCTGATGACATGCCAGCACATATTAAATCATCAATGTTTGGTTGTTCCCTGAT GATTCCTATCACCAATGGGCGTCTCAACATGGGAACTTGGCAG GGTATTTGGCTCTGTGAACATCGAGACTATGCTACTCCTCGAAAGATTGTGATCACGCTCAATGGAATCTAA
- the LOC136527949 gene encoding protein SEEDLING LETHAL 1, chloroplastic-like isoform X1 — MNFSLWKKKAGIKGKLALTRIFQSDLSGNLFNSTASSSVAQNPPAHSSPGKAAPGMFASICRRRLLRLRQIPSDAGINPSLPNPSDALLSHACSSAALAGFPVSKPCPTTISYLISCGLSPAAASACKRRIRSTAKADAVRALLRTYGYTDADITEVVRRDPSILILDPDRILRPKLNLFASLRVKPRTLATAPTLLTRSLDKHLLPCIQFLRGIIGVDSDVSSAICRAPRALHQADLNKNMRPVVDALRRLGLPDKSISRLLTIDMCVLTISVDRITQIFDDIKALGLGVTDTGFVYGVSRFCRLSRETCLRKVALYRSFGVSEGDLQKAIKRQPTILGFSDESIKKKLRFFLDDLKFELSEVMERPVLIGYSLEKTIIPRCAVISVLMRERKIDPNIKLPWTLLGSAKVFSERCAGLGPKQGWDVQPKEACRTLLSNNFNLYFDIKNLDNILK, encoded by the exons ATGAATTTTTCACTGTGGAAAAAAAAGGCTGGGATCAAGGGGAAATTAGCTCTTACTCGCATTTTTCAGTCAGACCTCTCGGGTAATTTGTTCAACAGCACGGCGTCCTCTTCCGTTGCCCAAAATCCCCCAGCGCACTCCAGTCCAGGCAAAGCCGCGCCAGGCATGTTCGCTTCTATCTGCCGGCGGCGGCTCCTCCGCCTTCGCCAAATCCCCTCCGACGCCGGCATAAACCCCAGCCTGCCCAACCCCAGCGATGCCCTCCTATCCCATGCCTGCTCCTCAGCTGCCCTCGCGGGCTTCCCCGTCTCCAAGCCCTGCCCAACCACCATCTCCTACCTCATCTCCTGCGGACTCTCCCCCGCCGCTGCGTCCGCCTGCAAGCGCCGGATCCGCTCCACCGCCAAGGCCGACGCCGTCCGCGCGCTCCTCCGCACCTACGGCTACACTGACGCTGACATCACCGAGGTTGTCCGCAGAGACCCGTCGATCCTCATCCTCGACCCTGACCGGATCCTCCGGCCCAAGCTCAATCTTTTTGCTTCCCTCCGCGTCAAGCCGCGGACGCTCGCCACCGCGCCGACCCTCCTCACGCGCAGCCTCGACAAGCACCTCCTGCCCTGCATCCAGTTCCTCCGCGGCATCATCGGCGTCGACAGCGACGTCAGTTCCGCGATCTGCCGCGCCCCACGCGCCCTCCACCAGGCCGACCTGAACAAGAACATGCGCCCGGTCGTGGACGCCCTCCGCCGACTCGGCCTCCCCGACAAGTCCATCTCGAGGCTCCTCACCATCGACATGTGCGTGCTCACAATTTCTGTCGACCGCATAACCCAGATCTTCGATGACATCAAGGCGCTCGGCCTGGGCGTAACAGACACGGGCTTTGTCTACGGCGTCAGCCGGTTCTGCCGCCTCAGTAGGGAAACGTGCCTGCGAAAGGTGGCCCTGTACCGGAGCTTCGGCGTTTCTGAGGGCGACCTCCAGAAGGCGATCAAGAGGCAACCCACGATATTGGGCTTCTCTGATGAGAGCATAAAGAAGAAGCTCCGGTTCTTCCTGGATGACTTGAAGTTTGAACTAAGCGAAGTAATGGAGCGACCTGTGCTCATAGGGTATAGCTTGGAGAAGACCATCATACCAAGGTGTGCTGTGATAAGCGTTTTGATGAGGGAGAGAAAGATTGACCCCAACATCAAGTTACCTTGGACATTGCTTGGTAGTGCCAAGGTTTTCTCTGAAAG GTGTGCAGGCTTAGGGCCCAAGCAAGGATGGGATGTGCAGCCCAAGGAGGCCTGCCGTACCCTATTGTCTAACAATTTTAACCTCTATTTTGACATAAAAAATCTGGACAACATTTTGAAATGA
- the LOC136527949 gene encoding protein SEEDLING LETHAL 1, chloroplastic-like isoform X3, protein MNFSLWKKKAGIKGKLALTRIFQSDLSGNLFNSTASSSVAQNPPAHSSPGKAAPGMFASICRRRLLRLRQIPSDAGINPSLPNPSDALLSHACSSAALAGFPVSKPCPTTISYLISCGLSPAAASACKRRIRSTAKADAVRALLRTYGYTDADITEVVRRDPSILILDPDRILRPKLNLFASLRVKPRTLATAPTLLTRSLDKHLLPCIQFLRGIIGVDSDVSSAICRAPRALHQADLNKNMRPVVDALRRLGLPDKSISRLLTIDMCVLTISVDRITQIFDDIKALGLGVTDTGFVYGVSRFCRLSRETCLRKVALYRSFGVSEGDLQKAIKRQPTILGFSDESIKKKLRFFLDDLKFELSEVMERPVLIGYSLEKTIIPRCAVISVLMRERKIDPNIKLPWTLLGSAKVFSERCVEGFHNSQR, encoded by the exons ATGAATTTTTCACTGTGGAAAAAAAAGGCTGGGATCAAGGGGAAATTAGCTCTTACTCGCATTTTTCAGTCAGACCTCTCGGGTAATTTGTTCAACAGCACGGCGTCCTCTTCCGTTGCCCAAAATCCCCCAGCGCACTCCAGTCCAGGCAAAGCCGCGCCAGGCATGTTCGCTTCTATCTGCCGGCGGCGGCTCCTCCGCCTTCGCCAAATCCCCTCCGACGCCGGCATAAACCCCAGCCTGCCCAACCCCAGCGATGCCCTCCTATCCCATGCCTGCTCCTCAGCTGCCCTCGCGGGCTTCCCCGTCTCCAAGCCCTGCCCAACCACCATCTCCTACCTCATCTCCTGCGGACTCTCCCCCGCCGCTGCGTCCGCCTGCAAGCGCCGGATCCGCTCCACCGCCAAGGCCGACGCCGTCCGCGCGCTCCTCCGCACCTACGGCTACACTGACGCTGACATCACCGAGGTTGTCCGCAGAGACCCGTCGATCCTCATCCTCGACCCTGACCGGATCCTCCGGCCCAAGCTCAATCTTTTTGCTTCCCTCCGCGTCAAGCCGCGGACGCTCGCCACCGCGCCGACCCTCCTCACGCGCAGCCTCGACAAGCACCTCCTGCCCTGCATCCAGTTCCTCCGCGGCATCATCGGCGTCGACAGCGACGTCAGTTCCGCGATCTGCCGCGCCCCACGCGCCCTCCACCAGGCCGACCTGAACAAGAACATGCGCCCGGTCGTGGACGCCCTCCGCCGACTCGGCCTCCCCGACAAGTCCATCTCGAGGCTCCTCACCATCGACATGTGCGTGCTCACAATTTCTGTCGACCGCATAACCCAGATCTTCGATGACATCAAGGCGCTCGGCCTGGGCGTAACAGACACGGGCTTTGTCTACGGCGTCAGCCGGTTCTGCCGCCTCAGTAGGGAAACGTGCCTGCGAAAGGTGGCCCTGTACCGGAGCTTCGGCGTTTCTGAGGGCGACCTCCAGAAGGCGATCAAGAGGCAACCCACGATATTGGGCTTCTCTGATGAGAGCATAAAGAAGAAGCTCCGGTTCTTCCTGGATGACTTGAAGTTTGAACTAAGCGAAGTAATGGAGCGACCTGTGCTCATAGGGTATAGCTTGGAGAAGACCATCATACCAAGGTGTGCTGTGATAAGCGTTTTGATGAGGGAGAGAAAGATTGACCCCAACATCAAGTTACCTTGGACATTGCTTGGTAGTGCCAAGGTTTTCTCTGAAAG GTGCGTGGAGGGCTTCCATAATTCTCAGCGTTGA
- the LOC136527949 gene encoding protein SEEDLING LETHAL 1, chloroplastic-like isoform X4 codes for MNFSLWKKKAGIKGKLALTRIFQSDLSGNLFNSTASSSVAQNPPAHSSPGKAAPGMFASICRRRLLRLRQIPSDAGINPSLPNPSDALLSHACSSAALAGFPVSKPCPTTISYLISCGLSPAAASACKRRIRSTAKADAVRALLRTYGYTDADITEVVRRDPSILILDPDRILRPKLNLFASLRVKPRTLATAPTLLTRSLDKHLLPCIQFLRGIIGVDSDVSSAICRAPRALHQADLNKNMRPVVDALRRLGLPDKSISRLLTIDMCVLTISVDRITQIFDDIKALGLGVTDTGFVYGVSRFCRLSRETCLRKVALYRSFGVSEGDLQKAIKRQPTILGFSDESIKKKLRFFLDDLKFELSEVMERPVLIGYSLEKTIIPRCAVISVLMRERKIDPNIKLPWTLLGSAKVFSERLHI; via the exons ATGAATTTTTCACTGTGGAAAAAAAAGGCTGGGATCAAGGGGAAATTAGCTCTTACTCGCATTTTTCAGTCAGACCTCTCGGGTAATTTGTTCAACAGCACGGCGTCCTCTTCCGTTGCCCAAAATCCCCCAGCGCACTCCAGTCCAGGCAAAGCCGCGCCAGGCATGTTCGCTTCTATCTGCCGGCGGCGGCTCCTCCGCCTTCGCCAAATCCCCTCCGACGCCGGCATAAACCCCAGCCTGCCCAACCCCAGCGATGCCCTCCTATCCCATGCCTGCTCCTCAGCTGCCCTCGCGGGCTTCCCCGTCTCCAAGCCCTGCCCAACCACCATCTCCTACCTCATCTCCTGCGGACTCTCCCCCGCCGCTGCGTCCGCCTGCAAGCGCCGGATCCGCTCCACCGCCAAGGCCGACGCCGTCCGCGCGCTCCTCCGCACCTACGGCTACACTGACGCTGACATCACCGAGGTTGTCCGCAGAGACCCGTCGATCCTCATCCTCGACCCTGACCGGATCCTCCGGCCCAAGCTCAATCTTTTTGCTTCCCTCCGCGTCAAGCCGCGGACGCTCGCCACCGCGCCGACCCTCCTCACGCGCAGCCTCGACAAGCACCTCCTGCCCTGCATCCAGTTCCTCCGCGGCATCATCGGCGTCGACAGCGACGTCAGTTCCGCGATCTGCCGCGCCCCACGCGCCCTCCACCAGGCCGACCTGAACAAGAACATGCGCCCGGTCGTGGACGCCCTCCGCCGACTCGGCCTCCCCGACAAGTCCATCTCGAGGCTCCTCACCATCGACATGTGCGTGCTCACAATTTCTGTCGACCGCATAACCCAGATCTTCGATGACATCAAGGCGCTCGGCCTGGGCGTAACAGACACGGGCTTTGTCTACGGCGTCAGCCGGTTCTGCCGCCTCAGTAGGGAAACGTGCCTGCGAAAGGTGGCCCTGTACCGGAGCTTCGGCGTTTCTGAGGGCGACCTCCAGAAGGCGATCAAGAGGCAACCCACGATATTGGGCTTCTCTGATGAGAGCATAAAGAAGAAGCTCCGGTTCTTCCTGGATGACTTGAAGTTTGAACTAAGCGAAGTAATGGAGCGACCTGTGCTCATAGGGTATAGCTTGGAGAAGACCATCATACCAAGGTGTGCTGTGATAAGCGTTTTGATGAGGGAGAGAAAGATTGACCCCAACATCAAGTTACCTTGGACATTGCTTGGTAGTGCCAAGGTTTTCTCTGAAAG GTTACACATATAG
- the LOC136527949 gene encoding protein SEEDLING LETHAL 1, chloroplastic-like isoform X2 translates to MNFSLWKKKAGIKGKLALTRIFQSDLSGNLFNSTASSSVAQNPPAHSSPGKAAPGMFASICRRRLLRLRQIPSDAGINPSLPNPSDALLSHACSSAALAGFPVSKPCPTTISYLISCGLSPAAASACKRRIRSTAKADAVRALLRTYGYTDADITEVVRRDPSILILDPDRILRPKLNLFASLRVKPRTLATAPTLLTRSLDKHLLPCIQFLRGIIGVDSDVSSAICRAPRALHQADLNKNMRPVVDALRRLGLPDKSISRLLTIDMCVLTISVDRITQIFDDIKALGLGVTDTGFVYGVSRFCRLSRETCLRKVALYRSFGVSEGDLQKAIKRQPTILGFSDESIKKKLRFFLDDLKFELSEVMERPVLIGYSLEKTIIPRCAVISVLMRERKIDPNIKLPWTLLGSAKVFSERYVLRHAQDVPDVVKAYEGKIAFEGFRDRDVLVPLKP, encoded by the coding sequence ATGAATTTTTCACTGTGGAAAAAAAAGGCTGGGATCAAGGGGAAATTAGCTCTTACTCGCATTTTTCAGTCAGACCTCTCGGGTAATTTGTTCAACAGCACGGCGTCCTCTTCCGTTGCCCAAAATCCCCCAGCGCACTCCAGTCCAGGCAAAGCCGCGCCAGGCATGTTCGCTTCTATCTGCCGGCGGCGGCTCCTCCGCCTTCGCCAAATCCCCTCCGACGCCGGCATAAACCCCAGCCTGCCCAACCCCAGCGATGCCCTCCTATCCCATGCCTGCTCCTCAGCTGCCCTCGCGGGCTTCCCCGTCTCCAAGCCCTGCCCAACCACCATCTCCTACCTCATCTCCTGCGGACTCTCCCCCGCCGCTGCGTCCGCCTGCAAGCGCCGGATCCGCTCCACCGCCAAGGCCGACGCCGTCCGCGCGCTCCTCCGCACCTACGGCTACACTGACGCTGACATCACCGAGGTTGTCCGCAGAGACCCGTCGATCCTCATCCTCGACCCTGACCGGATCCTCCGGCCCAAGCTCAATCTTTTTGCTTCCCTCCGCGTCAAGCCGCGGACGCTCGCCACCGCGCCGACCCTCCTCACGCGCAGCCTCGACAAGCACCTCCTGCCCTGCATCCAGTTCCTCCGCGGCATCATCGGCGTCGACAGCGACGTCAGTTCCGCGATCTGCCGCGCCCCACGCGCCCTCCACCAGGCCGACCTGAACAAGAACATGCGCCCGGTCGTGGACGCCCTCCGCCGACTCGGCCTCCCCGACAAGTCCATCTCGAGGCTCCTCACCATCGACATGTGCGTGCTCACAATTTCTGTCGACCGCATAACCCAGATCTTCGATGACATCAAGGCGCTCGGCCTGGGCGTAACAGACACGGGCTTTGTCTACGGCGTCAGCCGGTTCTGCCGCCTCAGTAGGGAAACGTGCCTGCGAAAGGTGGCCCTGTACCGGAGCTTCGGCGTTTCTGAGGGCGACCTCCAGAAGGCGATCAAGAGGCAACCCACGATATTGGGCTTCTCTGATGAGAGCATAAAGAAGAAGCTCCGGTTCTTCCTGGATGACTTGAAGTTTGAACTAAGCGAAGTAATGGAGCGACCTGTGCTCATAGGGTATAGCTTGGAGAAGACCATCATACCAAGGTGTGCTGTGATAAGCGTTTTGATGAGGGAGAGAAAGATTGACCCCAACATCAAGTTACCTTGGACATTGCTTGGTAGTGCCAAGGTTTTCTCTGAAAGGTACGTCTTGAGGCATGCTCAGGATGTGCCAGATGTTGTTAAGGCATATGAGGGTAAAATTGCATTTGAAGGATTTAGGGATCGGGATGTTTTAGTTCCACTGAAGCCATGA
- the LOC136527197 gene encoding glycerophosphodiester phosphodiesterase GDPDL7-like yields MRNILRSSICASHRTILNAACSSLPNGSNISSYFLFLLLLHGASAALKDPVQKWQTLSGAPPLVIARGGYSGLFPDSSQFGYQFALSDSLPEVVLFCDLQLSSDNVGFCKTGLALDDSTLIAKVFPKNDKTYKVNGDDLHGWFSVDFTSNQLMDNVTLIQNVLSRPSIFDGTMGISLVDDVVELRPPQLWINVQYGQFFLDHKLNIEEYISSRAKKIGVNYVSSPEVGFLKSLGGKLGKSNVKLIFRFLDQQLIEPSTKQPYGAILKDLKSVKAFASGILVPKTYIWPVDKDHYLQPATTLVKDAHGLDLEVYAFKFANDFISSYNYSYDPSAEYLQFIDSSDFSVDGFLTDFPSTASAAIACLAHTKDSPVPPPGNDTRPLIITHNGACGLFPGCTDLAYQQAVEDGADIIDCSVQMSKDAVPFCLDSPDLTKGTTAATVFLTKAATVNEIQNGSGIFSFDLLSNEIQTLKPDLIGPYNQEGLKRNPAAKNSGKLMTLVDFLAFSKSSNISGVLIDVRNAPYLATRGIDIVDAVSSALINASYDKETKQQALIASDDSAVLRAFKKFPAFKCVLQIGNAISDVSKASVEEMAKFANAVSISRGSVVQAQGSFLLRFTDVIDKMHAANLSVYVGLLRNEFMNLGFDFWANPMVEIVTYSSLMADGIVTEFPATAAEYFRSPCSDFSKNLTYTIMPAKPGSLLKLTDPSALPPVQGPAPVLEPADVVDPPLPLVTISSPGASASLNGSSTTSGARVSTASSGIYLLVIGLSAFLLVSSQ; encoded by the exons ATGAGGAATATATTGCG CTCTTCCATATGTGCATCTCACAGAACTATTTTAAATGCAGCCTGCTCCTCGCTACCAAATGGTAGTAATATATCCTCTTACTTTCTTTTCCTGCTATTGCTTCATGGAGCTAGTGCTGCTTTGAAGGATCCAGTACAGAAATGGCAGACTCTAAGCG GTGCCCCTCCATTAGTCATAGCTCGTGGTGGGTACTCTGGGCTGTTCCCTGATTCAAGCCAATTCGGGTACCAGTTTGCCCTGTCGGATAGTCTGCCTGAAGTTGTTCTTTTCTGTGATTTACAACTTTCAAGTGACAATGTTGGATTCTGCAAGACTGGCTTGGCACTTGACGATTCAACGCTAATAGCTAAGGTCTTCCCTAAGAATGACAAGACATACAAAGTGAATGGAGATGATCTGCACGGATGGTTTTCAGTCGACTTCACTTCAAATCAGCTAATGGACAATGTCACAT TGATCCAGAATGTTCTGTCTCGCCCAAGCATATTTGATGGCACCATGGGAATTAGCCTTGTTGATGATGTTGTAGAACTCCGCCCTCCTCAACTTTGGATTAATGTACAG TATGGCCAGTTCTTCCTAGATCACAAGTTAAATATCGAAGAGTATATATCATCGAGAGCAAAAAAAATTGGGGTCAATTATGTCTCCTCACCTGAAGTTGGATTCTTGAAAAGCCTTGGTGGGAAGCTCGGGAAAAGCAATGTGAAGCTCATTTTTCGGTTTCTCGATCAACAACTCATTGAGCCTTCCACAAAACAACCTTATGGAGCCATTCTGAAGGACTTGAAATCTGTCAAGGCTTTTGCCTCAGGAATTCTCGTCCCTAAGACTTACATTTGGCCTGTAGACAAGGATCATTACTTGCAGCCTGCTACTACTTTGGTGAAAGACGCCCATGGCCTAGACTTGGAGGTCTATGCATTTAAGTTTGCCAATGATTTCATTTCAAGTTACAACTACAGCTATGATCCTAGTGCTGAGTACTTGCAGTTTATTGATAGTTCTGACTTCTCTGTTGATGGTTTCCTCACTGACTTCCCATCGACAGCTTCAGCAGCCATTG CTTGCTTAGCACATACTAAGGACAGCCCTGTTCCTCCTCCTGGAA ATGATACCAGACCACTGATCATCACCCACAATGGTGCATGTGGCTTATTCCCTGGCTGCACCGACCTTGCATACCAACAAGCAGTGGAAGACGGTGCAGATATAATTGACTGTTCAGTACAGATGTCAAAGGACGCAGTGCCATTTTGCTTGGACTCCCCGGATCTTACAAAAGGCACGACAGCTGCAACAGTGTTCTTGACAAAAGCTGCTACTGTGAATGAAATACAGAATGGGTCTGGCATCTTCTCATTTGATCTTCTATCGAACGAAATCCAAACTCTAAAAC CTGATCTTATTGGCCCATACAATCAAGAAGGACTGAAAAGAAATCCGGCAGCAAAGAACAGCGGGAAACTCATGACTTTAGTTGATTTCCTGGCCTTCTCAAAGAGCAGCAACATCTCTGGCGTACTAATCGATGTTCGT AATGCCCCATACCTTGCAACCAGAGGCATTGACATTGTGGATGCTGTCTCCAGCGCGCTTATCAATGCCAGCTATGACAAAGAGACCAAGCAGCAGGCGCTCATCGCATCGGACGACTCCGCCGTGCTCAGAGCATTCAAGAAGTTCCCAGCGTTCAAGTGTGTCCTCCAGATCGGCAATGCGATCAGCGATGTGTCCAAGGCATCCGTGGaggagatggccaagttcgcgaACGCCGTGTCCATCAGTCGGGGCTCGGTTGTCCAGGCGCAGGGGTCATTCCTCTTGCGGTTCACTGATGTGATCGACAAGATGCACGCCGCAAACCTGTCGGTGTATGTCGGGCTGCTCAGGAACGAGTTCATGAACCTTGGGTTCGACTTCTGGGCTAACCCAATGGTTGAGATCGTGACGTACTCATCTCTGATGGCTGATGGAATTGTGACCGAGTTCCCTGCAACGGCAGCGGAGTACTTCA GGAGCCCATGCAGTGACTTCAGTAAGAACCTGACCTACACGATCATGCCTGCAAAGCCTGGGTCTTTGCTCAAACTGACAGACCCCAGTGCACTGCCTCCGGTGCAGGGGCCAGCACCAGTGTTGGAACCTGCCGATGTTGTGGACCCACCGCTGCCACTGGTGACCATCAGTAGCCCTGGAGCTTCAGCGTCTTTGAATGGTTCCAGCACTACCAGCGGTGCAAGGGTGTCCACTGCAAGCTCTGGTATTTACTTGTTGGTAATTGGACTTTCTGCGTTCTTGTTAGTGAGCTCTCAGTAA